In Montipora capricornis isolate CH-2021 chromosome 4, ASM3666992v2, whole genome shotgun sequence, a single genomic region encodes these proteins:
- the LOC138044484 gene encoding BTB/POZ domain-containing protein 6-like has translation MSIREEHWQTKKPTIRERTKFMFNNDLFSDVKFVVRKSDGESESKRAIPAHKLMLSTGSPVFEAMFYGDLAETSDNIELPDCEYESLLELLRYLYSDEVNLSGSNVMEVLYLAKKYMVPSLAVKCMEYLQDHLDPSNVFNILQSARKYDEGQLVDRCWEVIDKQTEASVKSDGFSMIDRPLLEELVERDTLEIPEVELFKGVVQWAEMEGARRGIVADGREKRNVIGERIIKTIRFPIMKQDEFAAVVMDSRILSYDEVSNLIKHFNSVESSPVEFPVSKRSGSRTVLLRRGRFKSVKVWLAEYLDKVNLFYS, from the coding sequence ATGTCAATCCGTGAAGAACACTGGCAAACAAAGAAACCCACTATCAGAGAAAGAACCAAGTTTATGTTCAACAACGACCTCTTCAGCGATGTGAAGTTTGTGGTTCGCAAGAGCGATGGCGAAAGTGAAAGCAAACGAGCGATTCCAGCTCACAAGTTAATGCTGTCGACTGGCAGTCCTGTGTTTGAAGCCATGTTTTACGGTGACCTAGCGGAGACTAGTGATAACATTGAACTGCCTGACTGTGAATACGAGAGTCTGCTGGAGTTGCTTCGTTATTTGTACAGCGATGAAGTGAACTTAAGCGGAAGTAATGTTATGGAAGTGTTGTATTTAGCGAAGAAATATATGGTGCCTTCTCTGGCCGTTAAATGCATGGAATATCTGCAGGATCACTTGGATCCATCAAATGTATTTAACATCTTGCAGTCTGCACGGAAATATGACGAGGGGCAGTTAGTGGATCGATGCTGGGAGGTGATCGACAAACAAACTGAAGCTTCGGTGAAATCGGATGGATTTTCTATGATTGACAGACCTTTACTCGAAGAACTCGTTGAAAGGGATACCCTTGAAATCCCGGAGGTAGAATTGTTCAAAGGCGTGGTTCAGTGGGCAGAAATGGAAGGGGCAAGGCGAGGCATAGTCGCAGATGGACGAGAGAAAAGAAACGTCATCGGAGAACGCATCATAAAAACAATTCGCTTTCCCATTATGAAGCAGGATGAGTTTGCCGCAGTTGTTATGGACAGCAGAATTCTTTCGTACGATGAAGTTTCCAATTTGATcaaacatttcaattcagtGGAAAGTTCCCCAGTGGAATTTCCAGTTTCAAAACGATCGGGGTCCCGTACTGTGTTATTGCGGCGTGGTAGGTTTAAATCAGTGAAAGTTTGGCTGGCAGAATACTTGGACAAAGTGAATTTGTTTTATAGTTGA
- the LOC138046128 gene encoding uncharacterized protein, with product MVAGACDPIDLCLRDVGFFKRLRKSSKNGEQGKAFEALCELLQEHFKPKGLEVAVSYRFHRCCQEENETVSVHSARLRHLASTCNFGEFLNHSLRDQFVCGLRNPLTRRKFLSQDRTFQEARQVATDDEIAATETLQVQEQQLSQSVNSISKETFSCGISRSRSTSRPSPNQTSPMFQPVSSYACLSCGNSDHERSKCKFRNAVCRHCKLRGHIVRVCKKGGVNNMGFEEESLQEKLSDDDELFM from the exons ATGGTGGCGGGTGCATGCGATCCGATCGACTTGTGTCTGCGGGATGTCGGTTTTTTCAAGAGACTTCGTAAATCCAGCAAGAACGGTGAACAAG GGAAAGCATTTGAGGCACTATGTGAATTACTACAAGAACACTTCAAGCCAAAAGGTTTGGAAGTTGCTGTATCTTATAGATTTCACCGATGCTGTCAAGAGGAAAATGAAACCGTGTCTGTTCACAGCGCCCGATTGAGACATTTGGCGTCCACTTGTAATTTTGGTGAATTTCTGAACCACTCTCTCCGCGACCAGTTCGTGTGTGGACTCCGCAATCCTTTGACGCGTAGGAAATTCTTGAGCCAAGATCGAACATTTCAAGAGGCTCGCCAGGTAGCTACTGACGACGAGATTGCGGCTACAGAGACCCTTCAAGTCCAGGAACAACAGTTGTCCCAATCAGTGAATTCAATTTCAAAGGAGACCTTTTCTTGTGGAATTTCGCGGTCACGGTCTACCTCGAGGCCGTCTCCGAACCAAACTTCACCCATGTTCCAGCCAGTGAGTTCTTATGCTTGTTTGTCATGTGGGAACTCTGATCATGAAAGATCTAAATGCAAATTCCGGAATGCTGTTTGTCGCCATTGCAAGTTGCGAGGACATATTGTACGAGTTTGTAAAAAGGGTGGAGTAAATAACATGGGTTTCGAAGAAGAGTCTCTGCAGGAAAAGTTATCTGATGATGACGAGTTGTTCATGTAA